In the bacterium genome, CGCCTACCAGGTCGAGGGTTCGCCGCTCGCCGACGGCGCGGGGCCGAGCATCTGGCGCCGCTTCGACCACACCCCCGGCCGGATCGCCGACGGCGCCGACGGCGACGTCGCCTGCGACCACTACCGCCGCTTCGCCGAGGACGTCGCG is a window encoding:
- a CDS encoding family 1 glycosylhydrolase, translated to MSDEPLFPKQFLWGAATSAYQVEGSPLADGAGPSIWRRFDHTPGRIADGADGDVACDHYRRFAEDVA